Proteins from one Bartonella sp. HY328 genomic window:
- a CDS encoding YgfZ/GcvT domain-containing protein has product MTENHPLATVCDRILIKIDGEDSQHFLHNLITTDVEKLENDTMLPGALLTPQGKIAFDFLIGKKGESFFIDINKEIAPQFIKRLSMYKLRSKVNLTQENQYIVEIFNQENNDTLVKELKKQNNLLFFNDKRFLLNQNIIRNYKLNNNQQCLDKNIENYISLRIANAVAESSKDYQLNDAFPHDVNLDQLSGVSFKKGCYIGQEVVSRMHHRKTARRRILIAKSSFPLPQSGTSIEADSKPVGTIGSVNGVDGLAMVRIDRVKQAIDQAIPLIANGIEITLEIPSMVNFTFPENLDKGD; this is encoded by the coding sequence ATGACAGAGAATCATCCACTAGCAACAGTTTGTGATCGTATATTGATAAAAATTGATGGCGAGGATAGCCAGCATTTCTTGCATAACCTCATCACCACCGATGTTGAAAAGCTTGAAAATGATACAATGCTGCCAGGTGCTTTATTAACACCACAAGGAAAAATTGCCTTTGATTTTTTAATTGGCAAAAAAGGCGAATCGTTTTTCATTGACATTAATAAAGAAATTGCACCGCAATTTATCAAACGCTTATCAATGTATAAATTACGCTCAAAAGTCAATTTAACCCAAGAAAATCAATATATTGTTGAAATATTTAACCAAGAAAACAATGATACTTTAGTTAAAGAATTAAAAAAACAAAATAATTTACTGTTTTTTAACGATAAAAGATTCTTGTTAAACCAAAACATAATCCGCAACTATAAACTTAACAATAATCAGCAATGCCTTGATAAGAATATAGAAAATTATATATCCTTAAGAATAGCAAATGCTGTGGCGGAAAGCAGCAAGGATTATCAACTTAATGATGCCTTCCCCCATGATGTAAACCTTGACCAGCTTAGCGGAGTTTCCTTTAAAAAGGGTTGTTATATTGGACAAGAAGTGGTGTCTCGCATGCATCATCGCAAAACAGCGCGGCGGCGTATCTTAATTGCCAAAAGTAGCTTCCCCCTCCCCCAATCAGGTACAAGCATTGAAGCCGACAGCAAACCAGTTGGTACAATCGGAAGCGTTAATGGTGTTGATGGCTTGGCTATGGTGCGCATTGACCGCGTTAAACAAGCAATAGATCAAGCGATTCCCCTAATCGCCAACGGCATTGAAATTACCCTTGAAATTCCATCGATGGTGAATTTTACTTTTCCAGAAAATCTTGACAAAGGTGACTAA
- a CDS encoding HD family hydrolase: MAKADNIDGQPRAWQRMLSGRRLDLLDPSPLDVEIIDIAHGLARVARWNGQTRGEYAYSVAQHSMLVEQIFVRLFPDSTPTERILALLHDAPEYVIGDMISPFKAVLGGQYELVEARLEKAINIRFSLPVKPLKKLKKNIKKADRIAAFFEATKLAGFSLAEAERYFSKPQNVSPDGLDLIPRATQHVEGGFLSRFNELEQLRAKPPLP; this comes from the coding sequence ATGGCCAAAGCCGATAATATTGATGGACAACCACGCGCGTGGCAAAGAATGCTTTCCGGCAGACGGTTAGATCTCCTTGATCCATCGCCCCTTGATGTTGAAATTATTGACATTGCGCACGGCCTTGCTCGCGTTGCCCGTTGGAATGGTCAAACACGCGGCGAATATGCTTATTCAGTTGCGCAGCATTCAATGTTGGTTGAACAGATTTTTGTAAGGCTTTTTCCTGATTCTACTCCGACCGAACGTATATTAGCACTACTACATGATGCGCCAGAATATGTTATTGGTGATATGATATCACCATTTAAAGCGGTACTTGGCGGCCAATATGAACTCGTGGAAGCTCGCTTGGAAAAGGCCATTAATATTCGTTTTTCCTTACCCGTAAAGCCGCTAAAAAAGCTAAAGAAAAACATAAAAAAAGCAGATCGTATTGCTGCTTTTTTTGAAGCAACAAAACTTGCCGGTTTTTCATTGGCTGAGGCCGAGCGCTATTTTAGCAAACCACAAAATGTCAGTCCGGATGGTTTAGACCTTATTCCACGCGCAACCCAGCATGTCGAAGGTGGTTTTCTTTCACGCTTCAATGAGCTTGAACAATTACGAGCAAAGCCACCCTTGCCTTAA
- a CDS encoding dihydroorotase: MSRTFDKIFKNATVVNHDGIAIRDIGVIGSKIAQIGSLSENSADEVIDCTGLHILPGVIDSQVHFREPGLEHKEDLETGSRSAVLGGVTAVFEMPNTKPLTTTEAALADKVKRATNRMHCDFAFWVGGTRENAHEVAELERLPGAAGIKVFMGSSTGDLLVDDDEGVRSILKNTRRRAAFHSEDEARLNARKDLRVEGDPSSHPIWRDEIAALQCTQRLVRIAHETGARIHVLHISTAEEIDFLQDHKDVATLEVTPHHLTLSADDYARLGTLIQMNPPVREKRHREKLWYGLQQSIIDVIGSDHAPHLLEEKNKPYPQSPSGMTGVQTIMPLMLDHVNKGRLSLERLVDMTSHGPARIFGISQKGRIAVGYDCDLTIVDLKRKETIRNEQVGSRAGWTPYDGEQVTGWPVGTVIRGNRVMWEGEIVAPSLGQPVRFVEALPKL, translated from the coding sequence ATGTCCCGCACATTTGATAAAATTTTCAAAAATGCAACTGTTGTAAACCATGATGGCATTGCCATTCGTGATATTGGTGTCATCGGTAGCAAGATAGCGCAAATAGGTTCCTTGTCGGAAAATAGTGCTGATGAAGTGATTGATTGTACAGGCTTGCATATTTTACCTGGTGTCATTGATAGTCAGGTGCATTTTCGCGAGCCAGGGCTTGAGCATAAGGAGGACTTGGAGACAGGATCTCGCTCGGCAGTGCTTGGCGGTGTGACAGCTGTTTTTGAGATGCCAAATACCAAGCCGTTAACCACTACTGAAGCTGCCCTTGCTGATAAGGTAAAAAGGGCAACAAATCGCATGCATTGTGATTTCGCTTTTTGGGTAGGTGGTACGCGCGAAAACGCCCATGAGGTAGCAGAATTAGAACGTTTGCCCGGTGCAGCTGGCATTAAGGTTTTTATGGGGTCTTCTACCGGTGATCTCTTGGTCGATGATGATGAGGGGGTGCGTTCTATTTTAAAAAATACGCGCCGCCGTGCGGCCTTCCATTCAGAAGATGAAGCCCGGCTTAATGCGCGTAAGGATTTGCGTGTTGAGGGTGATCCATCTTCTCATCCTATTTGGCGTGATGAGATTGCAGCATTACAATGCACGCAGCGTTTGGTGCGTATTGCCCATGAGACTGGCGCGCGTATTCATGTGCTGCATATATCAACCGCAGAAGAGATTGATTTTTTGCAAGACCATAAAGATGTTGCAACCCTTGAGGTAACGCCGCACCATTTGACTTTATCGGCGGATGATTATGCAAGGCTTGGTACGCTTATTCAGATGAACCCACCAGTGCGTGAAAAGCGCCATCGTGAAAAATTATGGTATGGCTTGCAACAAAGCATTATTGACGTGATTGGTTCTGATCATGCGCCGCATTTGTTGGAAGAAAAGAATAAACCTTATCCACAGTCACCATCGGGTATGACCGGCGTGCAAACCATTATGCCATTGATGCTTGATCATGTGAATAAGGGGCGTTTGTCGCTAGAGCGTCTCGTTGATATGACGTCACATGGGCCAGCGCGTATTTTTGGCATTTCCCAAAAGGGGCGCATTGCCGTTGGTTATGATTGTGATTTAACAATTGTGGATTTAAAACGCAAAGAAACCATTCGTAATGAACAAGTTGGTTCACGCGCGGGCTGGACACCTTATGATGGTGAGCAGGTAACTGGTTGGCCAGTCGGTACGGTTATTCGTGGTAATCGTGTTATGTGGGAGGGCGAAATTGTGGCGCCGTCTCTTGGGCAGCCTGTGCGCTTTGTTGAAGCTCTTCCCAAGCTTTAG
- the fabD gene encoding ACP S-malonyltransferase, whose amino-acid sequence MAIAFTFPGQGSQSVGMGKALAEQFSVARQVFEEVDEALGEKLSSTMFEGPEDVLTLTANAQPALMAVSMAIIKVMQSLGLNLPQKVQYVAGHSLGEYSALCAAGMFSLADTARLLRIRGNAMQKAVPVGQGGMAAIIGLEASDVNAICAEASSLGACQIANDNGGGQLVISGVLAAVEKAASLASEKGAKRALMLPVSAPFHSVLMQPAGDAMAEALAEVKKHQPVIALVANVTAEPVRDEKLIADLLVAQVTGQVRWRETIEWFGNNDVDTLYEVGTGKVLTGLARRINKDITGRPVNTDAEIEEALKELGV is encoded by the coding sequence ATGGCAATTGCATTTACATTTCCAGGGCAAGGCAGCCAGTCTGTAGGCATGGGTAAGGCATTAGCAGAACAGTTTTCCGTTGCTAGACAAGTTTTTGAAGAAGTTGATGAAGCTTTGGGCGAAAAGCTATCAAGCACCATGTTTGAAGGCCCCGAAGATGTTTTAACTTTAACGGCTAATGCTCAACCTGCTTTAATGGCTGTTTCTATGGCTATCATTAAAGTGATGCAGTCGCTTGGATTAAATTTGCCTCAAAAAGTGCAATATGTTGCAGGTCACTCTTTGGGCGAATATTCAGCCCTTTGTGCCGCTGGCATGTTTTCTTTAGCTGATACGGCGCGGCTTTTGCGTATTCGTGGTAATGCTATGCAAAAGGCGGTTCCGGTTGGTCAGGGTGGTATGGCGGCAATTATCGGACTTGAAGCTAGTGATGTAAATGCAATTTGTGCTGAAGCGTCAAGTCTTGGTGCATGCCAAATAGCAAATGATAATGGCGGTGGGCAATTAGTAATTTCGGGTGTTTTGGCAGCCGTTGAAAAGGCCGCAAGCTTGGCAAGTGAAAAAGGCGCAAAACGTGCGCTTATGTTGCCCGTATCTGCCCCTTTCCATTCAGTGCTTATGCAACCTGCTGGCGATGCTATGGCTGAAGCTTTGGCTGAAGTTAAAAAACACCAACCGGTTATTGCTTTGGTTGCCAATGTTACGGCAGAGCCTGTGCGCGATGAAAAGCTAATTGCCGATTTATTGGTCGCCCAAGTTACAGGCCAAGTACGCTGGCGTGAAACTATTGAGTGGTTTGGCAATAATGATGTTGATACTCTTTATGAAGTGGGTACCGGCAAAGTGCTAACTGGGCTTGCCCGACGCATTAATAAAGATATTACTGGCCGTCCGGTAAATACGGATGCAGAAATCGAAGAAGCACTTAAAGAATTAGGTGTTTAA
- the alaS gene encoding alanine--tRNA ligase: protein MNSVNEIRSTFLDFFHRNGHEIVSSSPLVPRNDPTLMFTNAGMVQFKNVFTGLETRPYNRATTAQKCVRAGGKHNDLDNVGYTARHHTFFEMLGNFSFGDYFKEEAISFAWNLLTKEFGLAKDKLLVTVYHTDEDAANFWKKIAGLTDDRIIRIATNDNFWAMGDTGPCGPCSEIFYDHGDKIWGGPPGSADEDGDRFIEIWNLVFMQYEQVSLDERKDLPRPSIDTGMGLERVAAVLQGVHDNYDIDLFRTLIRASEEATGVKAAGEFTASHRVIADHLRSSAFLIADGVLPSNEGRGYVLRRIMRRAMRHAQLLGSKDPLLFKLLPVLTREMGQAYPELLRAESLISETLKLEETRFRKTLERGLGLLNEASADLTAGGKLDGEVAFKLYDTYGFPLDLTQDALRRRDISVDTDGFDTAMARQKAEARAHWSGSGEAATETVWFAVRDKVGSTEFLGYDTEKLEAVITALVKDGVMVDSVASGDECQLVVNQTSFYGESGGQVGDSGTIIGDDFIFDVTDTQKKGEGVFVHIGKVRSGTIKVGEAAELTVDHQRRSKIRANHSATHLLHEALRQVLGTHVAQKGSLVSPDRLRFDFSHPKPISREELDEIEDIANRIVLQNAAVTTRLMAVDDAIAEGAMALFGEKYGEEVRVVSMGEAETGNGVRNRPWSIELCGGTHVRRTGDIGLIRILSESAVAAGVRRLEALTADGARQYLKNQDERLHDLAGLMKTGVNDVVERVRLLSEERRKLEKELSDARRQLALGGGSNNGGDEPLEKVNGIGFMGRVVTGVSPRDLKPLADSGKGQVGSGVVVFIGKGEDGKASIVIGVTDDLTDKLSAVDLVRVATEVLGGKGGGGRPDMAQAGGPDADKADDAIAAVKELIAKTV from the coding sequence ATGAATAGCGTTAATGAGATAAGATCAACATTTTTGGATTTTTTTCATCGCAATGGGCATGAGATAGTTTCATCTAGCCCATTGGTGCCGCGTAATGATCCAACATTGATGTTTACCAATGCCGGTATGGTGCAGTTTAAAAATGTTTTTACCGGTCTTGAAACTCGCCCTTATAATCGTGCGACAACAGCACAAAAATGTGTTCGCGCTGGTGGTAAACATAATGATCTTGATAATGTTGGTTACACTGCTCGCCATCATACATTTTTTGAAATGCTAGGCAATTTTTCCTTTGGTGATTATTTCAAAGAAGAAGCCATTAGCTTTGCATGGAATTTGCTAACCAAGGAATTTGGTTTGGCAAAAGATAAATTATTGGTAACCGTTTATCACACCGATGAGGATGCTGCTAATTTTTGGAAGAAAATTGCTGGCCTTACCGATGATCGGATTATTCGCATTGCCACCAATGACAATTTTTGGGCAATGGGCGATACAGGGCCTTGCGGTCCTTGTTCGGAAATTTTCTACGATCATGGCGATAAGATCTGGGGCGGCCCTCCCGGTAGTGCAGATGAAGATGGTGACCGCTTTATCGAGATTTGGAATCTTGTGTTTATGCAGTATGAGCAAGTAAGCCTTGATGAACGCAAGGATTTGCCGCGCCCATCTATTGATACAGGCATGGGGCTTGAGCGCGTTGCTGCCGTATTGCAAGGCGTGCATGACAATTATGATATCGATCTTTTCCGCACATTAATTAGAGCCTCTGAAGAAGCTACCGGCGTTAAAGCTGCAGGCGAATTTACCGCAAGTCACCGCGTTATTGCCGATCATTTGCGCTCATCCGCATTTTTGATTGCTGATGGTGTTTTACCATCAAATGAAGGGCGTGGTTATGTTCTTCGCCGCATTATGCGCCGCGCTATGCGCCATGCGCAATTATTAGGTTCTAAAGATCCACTATTGTTTAAACTGTTACCAGTGCTAACGCGTGAAATGGGGCAGGCCTATCCTGAATTGTTGCGGGCAGAATCTTTAATATCAGAAACCTTGAAACTAGAAGAAACGCGTTTTCGTAAAACCTTGGAACGTGGTCTTGGCTTGTTAAATGAAGCAAGTGCTGATTTAACTGCTGGCGGTAAGCTTGATGGCGAAGTTGCGTTTAAGCTATATGATACTTATGGTTTCCCGCTCGATTTAACCCAAGATGCACTGCGCCGCCGTGATATCTCGGTTGATACTGATGGTTTTGATACAGCAATGGCGCGTCAAAAGGCAGAAGCCCGTGCCCATTGGTCTGGTTCTGGAGAAGCTGCAACTGAAACTGTTTGGTTTGCGGTGCGCGATAAGGTCGGGTCAACCGAGTTTTTGGGTTATGATACTGAAAAGCTTGAAGCCGTTATTACTGCTTTGGTTAAAGATGGTGTCATGGTTGATAGTGTCGCTAGCGGCGATGAATGTCAGTTGGTCGTCAATCAAACCTCATTCTATGGCGAATCAGGTGGTCAGGTTGGTGATAGCGGTACAATTATAGGTGATGATTTTATCTTTGATGTCACCGACACCCAGAAAAAAGGTGAGGGCGTCTTTGTTCATATTGGTAAAGTGCGCAGCGGTACAATTAAAGTTGGTGAAGCGGCTGAATTAACCGTAGATCATCAACGCCGCAGTAAAATTCGCGCTAACCATTCGGCAACACACTTATTGCATGAAGCTTTGCGTCAGGTTCTTGGTACCCATGTTGCGCAAAAAGGCTCGCTAGTATCGCCAGATCGTTTGCGTTTTGACTTTTCTCATCCAAAGCCAATCTCACGTGAAGAACTTGATGAGATTGAAGATATTGCTAATCGTATTGTTTTGCAAAATGCCGCAGTCACAACACGGCTTATGGCGGTTGATGATGCTATTGCTGAAGGTGCGATGGCACTGTTTGGTGAAAAATATGGTGAAGAGGTACGTGTTGTCTCTATGGGTGAAGCTGAAACTGGCAATGGCGTTCGTAATCGCCCTTGGTCGATTGAGCTTTGTGGCGGTACGCATGTACGCCGCACCGGCGATATAGGTCTTATTCGTATTTTGTCGGAAAGTGCTGTTGCTGCCGGTGTTCGCCGTCTTGAAGCACTGACTGCTGATGGTGCTCGTCAATATCTTAAAAATCAAGATGAGCGTTTGCATGATCTTGCAGGATTGATGAAAACTGGTGTTAATGATGTGGTTGAGCGCGTTCGCTTGCTGAGCGAAGAGCGCCGCAAACTTGAAAAAGAATTAAGTGATGCGCGTCGCCAATTGGCGCTTGGCGGTGGCTCTAATAATGGTGGTGATGAACCGCTTGAAAAGGTTAATGGCATTGGTTTTATGGGGCGTGTTGTCACTGGCGTTTCACCGCGTGATTTAAAGCCGCTTGCGGATAGTGGTAAGGGGCAAGTTGGTTCTGGCGTTGTGGTGTTTATCGGCAAAGGCGAAGATGGTAAGGCAAGTATCGTTATTGGTGTCACCGATGATTTAACCGATAAACTAAGTGCAGTTGATCTTGTGCGCGTGGCAACAGAAGTGCTTGGCGGTAAAGGTGGCGGTGGTCGTCCTGATATGGCGCAGGCTGGTGGTCCAGATGCTGATAAGGCAGATGATGCCATTGCTGCAGTTAAAGAGCTCATCGCTAAAACAGTTTAA
- a CDS encoding tyrosine phosphatase family protein: MIKQHKPSHMITLLSPNAVILRDKTIAPENHHIFFFNDINEPRPNLIVPQMKDVIAIIDAARNWHLSQSTYPDTALSPLLIHCQMGISRSTAAAYIIACARDESIDEERLAISLRQLSPSATPNARLIALADEYLNRKGKMVSAIKRIGRGADASEGAPFILPIKI, from the coding sequence ATGATAAAGCAGCATAAGCCAAGCCATATGATTACGCTGCTTAGCCCTAATGCTGTTATATTGCGCGATAAAACAATTGCACCAGAAAACCATCACATATTTTTCTTCAATGATATTAATGAGCCGCGCCCTAATTTAATTGTACCGCAAATGAAAGATGTCATAGCGATCATTGATGCGGCTAGAAATTGGCATTTATCTCAAAGCACATATCCAGACACAGCTTTATCTCCCCTTCTTATCCATTGCCAAATGGGTATATCGCGCTCAACTGCCGCCGCTTATATTATCGCTTGCGCACGGGATGAGAGCATAGACGAAGAACGCCTTGCAATTAGCTTGCGACAATTATCACCATCTGCAACCCCCAATGCAAGATTGATTGCATTAGCTGATGAATATCTAAACCGCAAAGGCAAAATGGTTAGCGCAATCAAGCGCATTGGTCGCGGTGCAGATGCAAGTGAGGGCGCCCCCTTTATATTGCCGATTAAGATTTAA
- the fabF gene encoding beta-ketoacyl-ACP synthase II, with amino-acid sequence MRRVVITGLGLVSPLAGNVEHSWTRLLNGDSGARRVSEFEVDDLPCQIACRIPLGDGTNGTYNPDLFMEQKEQRKVDPFIVYAVSAATEALEDANWHPESDEDQIATGVMIGAGIGGVEGIVEAGYTLRDRGPRRISPFFIPGRIINLASGYVSIKHKLRGPNHSVVTACSTGSHAIGDAARLIALGDADVMVAGGTESPVNRISLAGFAACKALSTSYNNDPTRASRPYDKDRDGFVMGEGSAVLVLEELEHAKKRGAKIYAEVVGYGLSGDAHHITAPSETGEGAERCMRSAIKRAGIEPSDIDYINAHGTSTMADTIELAAVERVMGDAADKVSMSSTKSSIGHLLGAAGAAEAIFCTLAIRDNIAPPTLNLDNPSVETKIDLVPHKARERKIDTVLTNSFGFGGTNASLVIRRFKD; translated from the coding sequence ATGAGGCGTGTTGTCATTACCGGCCTAGGGCTGGTTTCTCCGCTTGCCGGCAATGTAGAGCATAGTTGGACGAGATTGTTAAATGGGGATAGTGGCGCCCGTCGTGTCAGCGAGTTCGAGGTTGATGATCTGCCATGTCAGATTGCATGCCGAATTCCTTTAGGTGATGGCACAAACGGTACATATAATCCTGATTTATTTATGGAACAAAAGGAACAGCGTAAGGTTGATCCATTTATTGTCTATGCTGTATCAGCTGCAACTGAAGCGCTAGAAGATGCTAATTGGCATCCAGAAAGCGATGAGGACCAAATTGCTACCGGTGTTATGATTGGTGCTGGTATCGGCGGCGTTGAAGGTATTGTCGAAGCGGGTTATACACTTCGCGATCGTGGTCCTAGACGTATTTCACCATTTTTTATTCCAGGGCGTATCATTAATCTTGCGTCCGGTTATGTTTCTATTAAGCATAAATTGCGTGGGCCAAATCATTCAGTCGTGACTGCTTGTTCAACCGGCTCTCATGCTATTGGTGATGCTGCCCGTTTGATTGCGCTTGGTGACGCTGATGTGATGGTGGCTGGTGGCACAGAATCGCCCGTTAATCGCATATCGCTTGCTGGTTTTGCCGCTTGTAAGGCTCTTTCAACCAGCTATAATAATGATCCAACCCGCGCATCACGCCCTTATGACAAGGATCGCGATGGTTTTGTAATGGGTGAGGGGTCCGCTGTTCTCGTTCTTGAAGAACTAGAACACGCCAAAAAACGTGGTGCCAAGATTTATGCTGAAGTAGTAGGTTATGGTTTGAGCGGTGATGCTCATCATATTACAGCACCAAGCGAAACAGGCGAGGGGGCAGAACGCTGCATGCGCTCTGCTATTAAACGTGCCGGTATTGAGCCATCCGATATTGATTATATCAACGCCCATGGTACTTCCACTATGGCCGATACGATTGAGCTTGCAGCTGTTGAGCGCGTTATGGGCGATGCTGCTGATAAAGTGTCAATGTCATCAACCAAATCGTCTATTGGCCACTTGCTAGGTGCTGCTGGTGCTGCTGAAGCTATTTTCTGTACTTTGGCTATTCGTGATAATATTGCACCGCCAACATTAAATCTTGATAACCCATCGGTTGAAACCAAAATTGATCTTGTTCCGCACAAGGCAAGAGAACGTAAAATTGATACCGTTCTGACCAACTCTTTTGGTTTTGGTGGTACCAATGCGTCATTGGTTATCC
- the fabG gene encoding 3-oxoacyl-[acyl-carrier-protein] reductase, which produces MFELNGRKALVTGATGGIGEAIARNLHAQGAIVGLHGTRKEKLDELAAELGERVFVFPANLSDREAVKALGARVEEEMGGVDILVNNAGITRDGLFVRMSDEDWDAVLAVNLTAVFNLTKELTHPMMRRRFGRIINITSVVGVTGNPGQANYCATKAGIIGFSKSLAQEIASRNVTVNCIAPGFIESAMTDKLNDKQKDAIMSAIPMKRMGSAQEVAKAAVYLASDEASYVTGQTIHVNGGMAMI; this is translated from the coding sequence ATGTTTGAACTTAATGGGCGCAAAGCGCTTGTAACCGGCGCAACTGGCGGTATTGGTGAAGCTATTGCGCGTAATTTACATGCGCAGGGCGCCATTGTTGGTCTCCATGGCACACGCAAAGAAAAATTGGACGAATTGGCAGCGGAGCTTGGTGAGCGCGTTTTTGTCTTTCCTGCCAATTTATCCGACCGTGAAGCAGTAAAAGCACTTGGTGCGCGGGTTGAAGAAGAAATGGGCGGCGTTGATATTCTTGTCAATAATGCTGGTATTACCCGTGATGGGCTCTTTGTTCGCATGAGTGATGAAGATTGGGATGCAGTTCTTGCAGTTAATCTTACGGCAGTGTTTAACTTGACCAAAGAATTAACCCATCCAATGATGCGCCGTCGTTTTGGCCGTATTATCAATATTACATCAGTGGTGGGGGTTACTGGTAATCCTGGACAAGCCAATTATTGTGCCACCAAGGCTGGTATTATTGGTTTTTCGAAGTCATTGGCGCAAGAAATTGCTAGCCGTAATGTAACTGTCAACTGTATTGCGCCTGGTTTTATTGAATCAGCCATGACCGATAAGCTTAATGATAAGCAAAAAGATGCAATCATGAGCGCTATTCCTATGAAGCGCATGGGATCAGCTCAAGAAGTGGCAAAGGCTGCAGTTTATCTTGCTAGTGATGAAGCAAGCTATGTGACGGGACAAACCATTCATGTTAATGGTGGTATGGCAATGATCTAA
- a CDS encoding acyl carrier protein yields MSDTAERVKKIVEEHLGVEADKVTEGASFIDDLGADSLDTVELVMAFEEEFGVEIPDDAAETILTVGDAVKFIDKALA; encoded by the coding sequence ATGAGTGATACAGCAGAACGCGTAAAAAAGATTGTTGAAGAACATCTTGGAGTAGAAGCTGACAAGGTAACAGAAGGCGCAAGCTTCATTGATGATCTCGGTGCAGACAGCCTTGATACAGTCGAGCTTGTTATGGCATTTGAAGAAGAATTCGGCGTTGAAATTCCTGATGATGCAGCAGAAACCATCCTAACCGTTGGCGATGCAGTTAAGTTCATCGACAAGGCTTTGGCGTAA
- a CDS encoding SMI1/KNR4 family protein: MALIGMRLRRKKHTRKKEHNALSKMNKYNIETEIENINNLKDVNPFTPPKPTDNLINIYENKLGFIFNDDYKQFIKLVGYSTYNGRDILDITGDAEDGRDLLAHINYAREIGIPYDWLPFSEDNGDYFCLLPNGKVKFVSHNGTSEEVWDNLASWIHEVWINGK, from the coding sequence ATGGCATTAATAGGAATGCGTTTGAGGCGGAAAAAACATACTAGAAAGAAAGAGCATAACGCTTTGTCTAAAATGAATAAATATAATATTGAAACTGAAATTGAAAATATAAATAATTTAAAAGATGTAAATCCATTTACTCCGCCCAAACCAACAGATAATTTAATAAATATCTATGAAAATAAATTAGGATTTATATTTAATGACGATTATAAACAGTTTATAAAATTGGTTGGCTATAGCACCTATAATGGCCGAGATATTTTAGATATTACAGGAGATGCTGAGGATGGCAGAGATCTATTAGCGCATATAAATTATGCACGAGAGATCGGCATTCCATATGACTGGTTACCATTTAGCGAAGATAATGGAGACTATTTTTGCTTACTACCAAACGGTAAGGTGAAATTTGTATCACATAACGGTACAAGCGAAGAGGTATGGGATAATTTAGCCTCATGGATTCATGAGGTATGGATTAATGGTAAATAA
- a CDS encoding polymorphic toxin type 50 domain-containing protein — translation MLSKPLFDPNNIPNKIHDGGQGKHVPRYNSYTSFRSTIAPNVKPQELVDGIKSGKYIIMGMITGGMPIVDFGKKGAHIVPTPSR, via the coding sequence TTGTTATCAAAACCATTATTTGATCCTAACAATATACCAAATAAAATTCATGATGGAGGGCAGGGGAAACATGTACCTCGCTACAACAGTTATACTTCTTTCCGTAGTACTATTGCCCCTAATGTTAAGCCACAAGAATTAGTAGACGGTATAAAATCAGGTAAATATATAATAATGGGAATGATTACTGGAGGCATGCCAATTGTTGATTTTGGCAAAAAGGGAGCTCATATTGTTCCGACACCTTCTAGATGA